From one Cygnus olor isolate bCygOlo1 chromosome 26, bCygOlo1.pri.v2, whole genome shotgun sequence genomic stretch:
- the LOC121060228 gene encoding transducin-like enhancer protein 1 isoform X3 → MFPQNRPPAHLQAPSAASGTAVAAGTIPATPQSLKLTYPETLDRIKEEFQFLQNQYHSLKLECEKLATEKTEIQRHYVMYYEMSYGLNIEMHKQTEIAKRLNVICAQLIPFLSQEHQQQVVQAVERAKQVTMTDLNAAIGHQLQTQHLSHHVPPIPLTPHPSGMQPAGLAGLGSASGLLALSGALGAQAQLLAKDDRGVHDTEHRERDPGPSSLALPNGERARAISEYLSNSKKRKVEEKDFVTDYGSDADKSEDNLVVDEDPSSPHSVHSYSSRENGVEKLPLGRKEAVPLSPTSMASSSSTSPSRSKDVPTVEKAGTPSLKSSTPTSQGDAVTPGSSGAQQFRPAAPKAPVDPLALGLRTPLGVQSPYSATFGMAHPAVNGDMAGAGAYASLHLVSPQLNGTAAAVGAGSYGRSPLVGYDPHPHMRVPGLAAGMQVGTSGKPAYSFHVSADGQMQPVPFPPDALLGSGIPRHARQLHTLAHGEVVCAVTISNSTRHVYTGGKGCVKVWDVGQPGTKTAVAQLDCLNRDNYIRSCKLLPDGRSLIVGGEASTLSIWDLAAPTPRIKAELTSSAPACYALAISPDAKVCFSCCSDGNIVVWDLQNQTLVRQFQGHTDGASCIDISNDGTKLWTGGLDNTVRCWDLREGRQLQQHDFSSQIFSLGHCPTGEWLAVGMESSNVEILHVSKPDKYQLHLHESCVLSLKFAACGKWFVSTGKDNLLNAWRTPYGASIFQSKETSSVLSCDVSTDDQFIVTGSGDKKATVYEVIY, encoded by the exons ATGTTCCCTCAAAACCGGCCCCCG GCCCATCTCCAGGCACCCTCCGCTGCATCAGGCACCGCTGTCGCCGCCGGCACCATCCCTGCCACCCCGCAGTCCCTGAAGCTGACGTACCCTGAGACCTTGGACCGCATCAAGGAGGAATTCCAGTTCCTGCAGAACCAATACCACAG cttgaAGTTAGAGTGTGAAAAGCTggcaacagaaaaaacagaaatccagCGTCATTATGTTATG TACTACGAGATGTCCTACGGCCTGAACATCGAGATGCACAAACAG ACGGAGATAGCGAAGCGGCTAAATGTGATCTGCGCCCAGCTCATCCCGTTCCTGTCTCAGGAG caccagcagcaagtGGTCCAGGCCGTGGAGCGTGCGAAGCAGGTGACTATGACCGACCTGAACGCGGCCATCGGG caccagctccagACCCAGCACCTCTCGCACCACGTGCCCCCCATCCCACTGACCCCCCACCCCTCTGGCATGCAGCCCGCCGGCCTTGCTGGCCTTGGGAGCGCTTCCGGGCTTCTGGCGCTCTCGGGGGCGCTGGGGGCCCAGGCTCAGCTCCTCGCCAAAGACGACCGTGGAGTCCACGACACTGAGCACCGGG AGCGGGACCCGGGGCCC aGCTCCCTGGCGCTGCCCAACGGGGAGCGGGCGCGAGCCATCTCCGAGTACCTGAGCAACAGCAAGAAGAGGAAGGTGGAGGAGAAGGACTTTGTGACAGACTAC GGCAGTGACGCGGACAAAAGCGAAGACAACCTGGTGGTAGATGAG GACCCTTCATCCCCGCACAGCGTCCACTCCTACTCGTCCCGCGAGAACGGGGTGGAAAAGCTGCCACTGGGGAGGAAAGAGGCTGTGCCGCTCAGCCCGACCTCCATGGCCTCCTCGAGCAGCACGTCCCCGTCCCGCAGCAAGGATGTGCCCACG GTGGAGAAGGCAGGGACACCCAGCCTCAAGTCCAGCACCCCCACGTCCCAGGGCGATGCCGTGACCCCAGGCTCCAGCGGTGCCCAGCAGTTCCGCCCTGCTGCCCCCAAGGCCCCTGTGGACCCCCTGG CCCTGGGCCTGAGGACCCCGCTGGGAGTGCAGAGCCCCTACTCTGCCACCTTTGGCATGGCTCACCCCGCTGTCAACGGGGACATGGCTGGGGCCGGCGCCTATGCCAGCCTCCACCTCGTGTCCCCACAGCTCAACGGGACCGCAGCTGCCGTGGGAGCTGGCAGCTACGGGCGGTCCCCCCTG GTTGGCTACGACCCGCACCCACACATGCGCGTCCCGGGGCTGGCAGCCGGCATGCAAGTGGGGACATCGGGGAAGCC TGCCTACTCCTTCCATGTCAGCGCCGACGGGCAGATGCAGCCAGTGCCGTTCCCCCCTGACGCCCTCCTGGGCTCCGGCATCCCCCGGCACGCGCGGCAGCTCCACACCCTGGCCCACGGCGAAGTGGTCTGCGCCGTCACCATCAGCAACTCCACGCGCCACGTCTACACCGGGGGCAAGGGCTGCGTGAAAGTGTGGGACGTGGGGCAGCCGGGCACCAAGACGGCCGTGGCTCAGCTGGACTGCTTG AACCGTGACAACTACATCCGCTCCTGCAAGCTGCTCCCCGACGGCCGAAGCCTGATCGTGGGGGGGGAGGCCAGCACCCTGTCCATCTGGGACCTGGCGGCCCCCACGCCCCGCATCAAGGCTGAGCTCACCTCCTCCGCCCCCGCCTGCTACGCCCTGGCCATCAGCCCCGATGCCAAagtctgcttctcctgctgcagcgACGGCAACATCGTGGTGTGGGACCTGCAGAACCAGACCCTGGTCAG GCAGTTCCAGGGCCACACGGATGGTGCCAGCTGCATCGACATCTCCAACGATGGCACCAAGCTGTGGACGGGGGGGCTGGACAACACGGTACGGTGCTGGGACCTGCGGGAAGGgcggcagctgcagcagcacgaCTTCAGCTCCCAG atCTTCTCCTTGGGGCACTGCCCAACGGGCGAGTGGCTGGCTGTGGGCATGGAGAGCAGCAACGTGGAGATCCTGCATGTGAGCAAGCCCGACAAGTACCAGCTGCACCTCCACGAGAGCTGTGTTCTCTCCCTCAAGTTCGCTGCCTGCG GGAAGTGGTTCGTGAGCACGGGGAAGGACAACCTGCTCAACGCCTGGCGCACCCCCTATGGCGCCAGCATCTTCCAg TCCAAGGAAACCTCCTCCGTCCTCAGCTGCGATGTCTCCACCGACGACCAGTTCATCGTGACTGGCTCAGGGGACAAGAAAGCTACGGTCTACGAGGTCATTTACTGA
- the LOC121060228 gene encoding transducin-like enhancer protein 1 isoform X1, with translation MFPQNRPPAHLQAPSAASGTAVAAGTIPATPQSLKLTYPETLDRIKEEFQFLQNQYHSLKLECEKLATEKTEIQRHYVMYYEMSYGLNIEMHKQTEIAKRLNVICAQLIPFLSQEHQQQVVQAVERAKQVTMTDLNAAIGHQLQTQHLSHHVPPIPLTPHPSGMQPAGLAGLGSASGLLALSGALGAQAQLLAKDDRGVHDTEHRERDPGPSSLALPNGERARAISEYLSNSKKRKVEEKDFVTDYGSDADKSEDNLVVDEDPSSPHSVHSYSSRENGVEKLPLGRKEAVPLSPTSMASSSSTSPSRSKDVPTVEKAGTPSLKSSTPTSQGDAVTPGSSGAQQFRPAAPKAPVDPLALGLRTPLGVQSPYSATFGMAHPAVNGDMAGAGAYASLHLVSPQLNGTAAAVGAGSYGRSPLVREPPPRGAWGRGLGAALTPCPLQVGYDPHPHMRVPGLAAGMQVGTSGKPAYSFHVSADGQMQPVPFPPDALLGSGIPRHARQLHTLAHGEVVCAVTISNSTRHVYTGGKGCVKVWDVGQPGTKTAVAQLDCLNRDNYIRSCKLLPDGRSLIVGGEASTLSIWDLAAPTPRIKAELTSSAPACYALAISPDAKVCFSCCSDGNIVVWDLQNQTLVRQFQGHTDGASCIDISNDGTKLWTGGLDNTVRCWDLREGRQLQQHDFSSQIFSLGHCPTGEWLAVGMESSNVEILHVSKPDKYQLHLHESCVLSLKFAACGKWFVSTGKDNLLNAWRTPYGASIFQSKETSSVLSCDVSTDDQFIVTGSGDKKATVYEVIY, from the exons ATGTTCCCTCAAAACCGGCCCCCG GCCCATCTCCAGGCACCCTCCGCTGCATCAGGCACCGCTGTCGCCGCCGGCACCATCCCTGCCACCCCGCAGTCCCTGAAGCTGACGTACCCTGAGACCTTGGACCGCATCAAGGAGGAATTCCAGTTCCTGCAGAACCAATACCACAG cttgaAGTTAGAGTGTGAAAAGCTggcaacagaaaaaacagaaatccagCGTCATTATGTTATG TACTACGAGATGTCCTACGGCCTGAACATCGAGATGCACAAACAG ACGGAGATAGCGAAGCGGCTAAATGTGATCTGCGCCCAGCTCATCCCGTTCCTGTCTCAGGAG caccagcagcaagtGGTCCAGGCCGTGGAGCGTGCGAAGCAGGTGACTATGACCGACCTGAACGCGGCCATCGGG caccagctccagACCCAGCACCTCTCGCACCACGTGCCCCCCATCCCACTGACCCCCCACCCCTCTGGCATGCAGCCCGCCGGCCTTGCTGGCCTTGGGAGCGCTTCCGGGCTTCTGGCGCTCTCGGGGGCGCTGGGGGCCCAGGCTCAGCTCCTCGCCAAAGACGACCGTGGAGTCCACGACACTGAGCACCGGG AGCGGGACCCGGGGCCC aGCTCCCTGGCGCTGCCCAACGGGGAGCGGGCGCGAGCCATCTCCGAGTACCTGAGCAACAGCAAGAAGAGGAAGGTGGAGGAGAAGGACTTTGTGACAGACTAC GGCAGTGACGCGGACAAAAGCGAAGACAACCTGGTGGTAGATGAG GACCCTTCATCCCCGCACAGCGTCCACTCCTACTCGTCCCGCGAGAACGGGGTGGAAAAGCTGCCACTGGGGAGGAAAGAGGCTGTGCCGCTCAGCCCGACCTCCATGGCCTCCTCGAGCAGCACGTCCCCGTCCCGCAGCAAGGATGTGCCCACG GTGGAGAAGGCAGGGACACCCAGCCTCAAGTCCAGCACCCCCACGTCCCAGGGCGATGCCGTGACCCCAGGCTCCAGCGGTGCCCAGCAGTTCCGCCCTGCTGCCCCCAAGGCCCCTGTGGACCCCCTGG CCCTGGGCCTGAGGACCCCGCTGGGAGTGCAGAGCCCCTACTCTGCCACCTTTGGCATGGCTCACCCCGCTGTCAACGGGGACATGGCTGGGGCCGGCGCCTATGCCAGCCTCCACCTCGTGTCCCCACAGCTCAACGGGACCGCAGCTGCCGTGGGAGCTGGCAGCTACGGGCGGTCCCCCCTGGTGCGTGAGCCCCCTCCCCGTGGGGCGTGGGGCcgtgggctgggagctgctctcaCCCCGTGTCCCCTCCAGGTTGGCTACGACCCGCACCCACACATGCGCGTCCCGGGGCTGGCAGCCGGCATGCAAGTGGGGACATCGGGGAAGCC TGCCTACTCCTTCCATGTCAGCGCCGACGGGCAGATGCAGCCAGTGCCGTTCCCCCCTGACGCCCTCCTGGGCTCCGGCATCCCCCGGCACGCGCGGCAGCTCCACACCCTGGCCCACGGCGAAGTGGTCTGCGCCGTCACCATCAGCAACTCCACGCGCCACGTCTACACCGGGGGCAAGGGCTGCGTGAAAGTGTGGGACGTGGGGCAGCCGGGCACCAAGACGGCCGTGGCTCAGCTGGACTGCTTG AACCGTGACAACTACATCCGCTCCTGCAAGCTGCTCCCCGACGGCCGAAGCCTGATCGTGGGGGGGGAGGCCAGCACCCTGTCCATCTGGGACCTGGCGGCCCCCACGCCCCGCATCAAGGCTGAGCTCACCTCCTCCGCCCCCGCCTGCTACGCCCTGGCCATCAGCCCCGATGCCAAagtctgcttctcctgctgcagcgACGGCAACATCGTGGTGTGGGACCTGCAGAACCAGACCCTGGTCAG GCAGTTCCAGGGCCACACGGATGGTGCCAGCTGCATCGACATCTCCAACGATGGCACCAAGCTGTGGACGGGGGGGCTGGACAACACGGTACGGTGCTGGGACCTGCGGGAAGGgcggcagctgcagcagcacgaCTTCAGCTCCCAG atCTTCTCCTTGGGGCACTGCCCAACGGGCGAGTGGCTGGCTGTGGGCATGGAGAGCAGCAACGTGGAGATCCTGCATGTGAGCAAGCCCGACAAGTACCAGCTGCACCTCCACGAGAGCTGTGTTCTCTCCCTCAAGTTCGCTGCCTGCG GGAAGTGGTTCGTGAGCACGGGGAAGGACAACCTGCTCAACGCCTGGCGCACCCCCTATGGCGCCAGCATCTTCCAg TCCAAGGAAACCTCCTCCGTCCTCAGCTGCGATGTCTCCACCGACGACCAGTTCATCGTGACTGGCTCAGGGGACAAGAAAGCTACGGTCTACGAGGTCATTTACTGA
- the LOC121060228 gene encoding transducin-like enhancer protein 1 isoform X2, with product MFPQNRPPAHLQAPSAASGTAVAAGTIPATPQSLKLTYPETLDRIKEEFQFLQNQYHSLKLECEKLATEKTEIQRHYVMYYEMSYGLNIEMHKQTEIAKRLNVICAQLIPFLSQEHQQQVVQAVERAKQHQLQTQHLSHHVPPIPLTPHPSGMQPAGLAGLGSASGLLALSGALGAQAQLLAKDDRGVHDTEHRERDPGPSSLALPNGERARAISEYLSNSKKRKVEEKDFVTDYGSDADKSEDNLVVDEDPSSPHSVHSYSSRENGVEKLPLGRKEAVPLSPTSMASSSSTSPSRSKDVPTVEKAGTPSLKSSTPTSQGDAVTPGSSGAQQFRPAAPKAPVDPLALGLRTPLGVQSPYSATFGMAHPAVNGDMAGAGAYASLHLVSPQLNGTAAAVGAGSYGRSPLVREPPPRGAWGRGLGAALTPCPLQVGYDPHPHMRVPGLAAGMQVGTSGKPAYSFHVSADGQMQPVPFPPDALLGSGIPRHARQLHTLAHGEVVCAVTISNSTRHVYTGGKGCVKVWDVGQPGTKTAVAQLDCLNRDNYIRSCKLLPDGRSLIVGGEASTLSIWDLAAPTPRIKAELTSSAPACYALAISPDAKVCFSCCSDGNIVVWDLQNQTLVRQFQGHTDGASCIDISNDGTKLWTGGLDNTVRCWDLREGRQLQQHDFSSQIFSLGHCPTGEWLAVGMESSNVEILHVSKPDKYQLHLHESCVLSLKFAACGKWFVSTGKDNLLNAWRTPYGASIFQSKETSSVLSCDVSTDDQFIVTGSGDKKATVYEVIY from the exons ATGTTCCCTCAAAACCGGCCCCCG GCCCATCTCCAGGCACCCTCCGCTGCATCAGGCACCGCTGTCGCCGCCGGCACCATCCCTGCCACCCCGCAGTCCCTGAAGCTGACGTACCCTGAGACCTTGGACCGCATCAAGGAGGAATTCCAGTTCCTGCAGAACCAATACCACAG cttgaAGTTAGAGTGTGAAAAGCTggcaacagaaaaaacagaaatccagCGTCATTATGTTATG TACTACGAGATGTCCTACGGCCTGAACATCGAGATGCACAAACAG ACGGAGATAGCGAAGCGGCTAAATGTGATCTGCGCCCAGCTCATCCCGTTCCTGTCTCAGGAG caccagcagcaagtGGTCCAGGCCGTGGAGCGTGCGAAGCAG caccagctccagACCCAGCACCTCTCGCACCACGTGCCCCCCATCCCACTGACCCCCCACCCCTCTGGCATGCAGCCCGCCGGCCTTGCTGGCCTTGGGAGCGCTTCCGGGCTTCTGGCGCTCTCGGGGGCGCTGGGGGCCCAGGCTCAGCTCCTCGCCAAAGACGACCGTGGAGTCCACGACACTGAGCACCGGG AGCGGGACCCGGGGCCC aGCTCCCTGGCGCTGCCCAACGGGGAGCGGGCGCGAGCCATCTCCGAGTACCTGAGCAACAGCAAGAAGAGGAAGGTGGAGGAGAAGGACTTTGTGACAGACTAC GGCAGTGACGCGGACAAAAGCGAAGACAACCTGGTGGTAGATGAG GACCCTTCATCCCCGCACAGCGTCCACTCCTACTCGTCCCGCGAGAACGGGGTGGAAAAGCTGCCACTGGGGAGGAAAGAGGCTGTGCCGCTCAGCCCGACCTCCATGGCCTCCTCGAGCAGCACGTCCCCGTCCCGCAGCAAGGATGTGCCCACG GTGGAGAAGGCAGGGACACCCAGCCTCAAGTCCAGCACCCCCACGTCCCAGGGCGATGCCGTGACCCCAGGCTCCAGCGGTGCCCAGCAGTTCCGCCCTGCTGCCCCCAAGGCCCCTGTGGACCCCCTGG CCCTGGGCCTGAGGACCCCGCTGGGAGTGCAGAGCCCCTACTCTGCCACCTTTGGCATGGCTCACCCCGCTGTCAACGGGGACATGGCTGGGGCCGGCGCCTATGCCAGCCTCCACCTCGTGTCCCCACAGCTCAACGGGACCGCAGCTGCCGTGGGAGCTGGCAGCTACGGGCGGTCCCCCCTGGTGCGTGAGCCCCCTCCCCGTGGGGCGTGGGGCcgtgggctgggagctgctctcaCCCCGTGTCCCCTCCAGGTTGGCTACGACCCGCACCCACACATGCGCGTCCCGGGGCTGGCAGCCGGCATGCAAGTGGGGACATCGGGGAAGCC TGCCTACTCCTTCCATGTCAGCGCCGACGGGCAGATGCAGCCAGTGCCGTTCCCCCCTGACGCCCTCCTGGGCTCCGGCATCCCCCGGCACGCGCGGCAGCTCCACACCCTGGCCCACGGCGAAGTGGTCTGCGCCGTCACCATCAGCAACTCCACGCGCCACGTCTACACCGGGGGCAAGGGCTGCGTGAAAGTGTGGGACGTGGGGCAGCCGGGCACCAAGACGGCCGTGGCTCAGCTGGACTGCTTG AACCGTGACAACTACATCCGCTCCTGCAAGCTGCTCCCCGACGGCCGAAGCCTGATCGTGGGGGGGGAGGCCAGCACCCTGTCCATCTGGGACCTGGCGGCCCCCACGCCCCGCATCAAGGCTGAGCTCACCTCCTCCGCCCCCGCCTGCTACGCCCTGGCCATCAGCCCCGATGCCAAagtctgcttctcctgctgcagcgACGGCAACATCGTGGTGTGGGACCTGCAGAACCAGACCCTGGTCAG GCAGTTCCAGGGCCACACGGATGGTGCCAGCTGCATCGACATCTCCAACGATGGCACCAAGCTGTGGACGGGGGGGCTGGACAACACGGTACGGTGCTGGGACCTGCGGGAAGGgcggcagctgcagcagcacgaCTTCAGCTCCCAG atCTTCTCCTTGGGGCACTGCCCAACGGGCGAGTGGCTGGCTGTGGGCATGGAGAGCAGCAACGTGGAGATCCTGCATGTGAGCAAGCCCGACAAGTACCAGCTGCACCTCCACGAGAGCTGTGTTCTCTCCCTCAAGTTCGCTGCCTGCG GGAAGTGGTTCGTGAGCACGGGGAAGGACAACCTGCTCAACGCCTGGCGCACCCCCTATGGCGCCAGCATCTTCCAg TCCAAGGAAACCTCCTCCGTCCTCAGCTGCGATGTCTCCACCGACGACCAGTTCATCGTGACTGGCTCAGGGGACAAGAAAGCTACGGTCTACGAGGTCATTTACTGA